The Saccharomonospora glauca K62 genome has a segment encoding these proteins:
- a CDS encoding NADH-quinone oxidoreductase subunit NuoK: MTLQDYLLLAAALFSVGVYGALSQQSIVMVMMGLELMINGVLVGGAGFWYFTSPVRPDGQVLVAVAVTAMAIEMAAGFAVATALLRARDVDMTDMAADLKD, translated from the coding sequence ATGACGCTGCAGGACTACCTGCTGCTGGCAGCGGCGCTGTTCAGCGTCGGGGTGTACGGCGCGCTGTCCCAGCAGTCCATCGTCATGGTGATGATGGGCCTGGAACTGATGATCAACGGCGTGCTCGTCGGCGGTGCCGGGTTCTGGTACTTCACCTCGCCGGTCCGCCCGGACGGCCAGGTGCTCGTGGCGGTCGCGGTGACCGCGATGGCCATCGAGATGGCAGCCGGGTTCGCCGTGGCCACGGCGCTGCTGCGGGCCCGTGACGTGGACATGACCGACATGGCCGCCGACCTGAAGGACTGA
- a CDS encoding proton-conducting transporter transmembrane domain-containing protein — protein sequence MLWSLFGLPLVVGVALLLAGHRADHHAAVVSITTSVVTLGMSIAAAIIRPAMSVPYLRGITFGLRVDGLSAVLVVTVAVVTLAVLVFAAGEFGAGEAQARYHGLMLVFASAMLLTVTATTLVTLLMAWEVMSAMSYALIGFHWRQRRRAASGTVAFLVTRAADLGLYVAAGAALAGGASGLTLDALAGLPDGWRDVVAGGVILAAAGKSAQLPFSFWLARAMDGPSSTSALLHSATMVAAGSYLLLRLEPLLAATPWAPPLVAWLGAITALALGAVAVVQTDLKQLLAASTCSQVGFMVLAAGAGGVAAGSAQLVAHALTKSLLFLTAGAWLMALGTKHLPDLTGVARRYPVVGTTFTVGAVTLAGLPPLSLWATKDQVLTATVPSAPALYLVGLAAAALSAAYAMRAVTLVWSPPTAEPRFDTEHPGTRRVSRAQSVVLPPLASGAALLGVLAVPGVWSAFARLVSHGREATPEWWEAAVSAAVALAAAAAAVAVVRLRGDVPEQGGLLRWLGLEAFARERIARPAVTTGQVLARFDDQVVAGAVRGTATLGLRLARMTTLRWEPVVGGAVRGVAGGVRRLGHLARRPQTGQLHQYYAEIAVLLTALVVLLIVL from the coding sequence ATGCTGTGGTCACTCTTCGGGCTGCCCCTCGTCGTCGGCGTCGCGCTGCTGTTGGCCGGCCATCGGGCCGACCATCATGCTGCGGTGGTGTCGATCACGACGTCCGTGGTGACGCTGGGAATGTCGATCGCGGCCGCGATCATCCGCCCGGCGATGTCGGTTCCCTACCTGCGCGGCATCACGTTCGGGCTGCGGGTGGACGGGCTCTCGGCGGTCCTCGTGGTGACCGTCGCGGTGGTGACGCTCGCCGTGCTCGTGTTCGCGGCGGGCGAGTTCGGCGCGGGCGAGGCGCAGGCGCGCTACCACGGGCTGATGCTCGTGTTCGCGAGCGCGATGCTGCTGACCGTCACGGCCACCACGCTCGTCACGCTGCTCATGGCGTGGGAGGTCATGAGCGCGATGTCGTACGCGCTCATCGGGTTCCACTGGCGCCAGCGCCGGCGCGCCGCATCGGGCACCGTGGCGTTCCTCGTCACCCGGGCGGCCGATCTCGGCCTCTACGTGGCGGCGGGCGCCGCGCTCGCGGGTGGGGCGAGCGGTCTCACGCTAGACGCGCTCGCAGGACTGCCGGACGGCTGGCGGGACGTCGTGGCCGGGGGCGTGATCCTTGCCGCGGCGGGGAAGTCGGCACAACTGCCGTTCAGTTTCTGGCTGGCCCGCGCAATGGACGGTCCAAGCTCTACCTCGGCGCTGCTGCATTCGGCCACGATGGTGGCGGCCGGGTCGTACCTGCTGCTGCGGCTGGAGCCGCTGCTCGCGGCCACCCCCTGGGCGCCCCCGCTCGTCGCGTGGCTGGGCGCGATCACGGCGCTGGCCCTGGGTGCCGTCGCGGTGGTGCAGACCGACCTCAAGCAGTTGCTCGCCGCGTCGACGTGCTCGCAGGTGGGTTTCATGGTGCTGGCAGCCGGAGCGGGTGGCGTGGCGGCCGGCAGCGCGCAACTCGTGGCACATGCGCTCACCAAGAGCTTGCTGTTCCTGACGGCCGGGGCGTGGCTGATGGCACTCGGCACCAAGCACCTGCCGGATCTGACGGGCGTGGCACGGCGCTACCCGGTGGTAGGAACCACGTTCACCGTGGGCGCGGTGACGCTCGCCGGGCTGCCCCCATTGTCGTTGTGGGCGACGAAGGACCAGGTGCTCACGGCCACAGTGCCGTCCGCACCGGCGCTGTATCTCGTCGGTCTCGCCGCTGCCGCGCTGAGTGCCGCCTACGCGATGCGGGCGGTGACGTTGGTGTGGTCGCCGCCCACGGCGGAACCGCGGTTCGACACCGAGCACCCAGGCACGCGCCGCGTCAGCCGGGCGCAGAGCGTGGTGCTGCCGCCGCTGGCGTCCGGGGCCGCGCTGCTCGGCGTGCTCGCGGTGCCCGGCGTGTGGTCGGCGTTCGCCAGGCTGGTGTCCCACGGCCGGGAAGCCACCCCGGAATGGTGGGAGGCCGCCGTCTCCGCCGCCGTGGCGCTGGCCGCCGCCGCTGCCGCCGTCGCCGTGGTCCGCCTCCGTGGTGACGTGCCGGAGCAGGGCGGGCTGCTGCGCTGGCTGGGTCTGGAAGCATTCGCGCGCGAACGGATCGCCCGTCCCGCCGTGACAACGGGGCAGGTACTCGCCCGGTTCGACGACCAGGTGGTGGCCGGTGCCGTGCGCGGGACGGCCACGCTCGGGTTGCGGCTGGCTCGCATGACGACGCTGCGCTGGGAACCGGTGGTGGGTGGCGCCGTGCGCGGAGTCGCCGGTGGTGTTCGGCGGCTCGGCCACCTCGCGCGCCGTCCGCAGACAGGGCAGCTCCACCAGTACTACGCCGAGATCGCCGTCCTGCTCACGGCGCTGGTCGTGTTGCTGATCGTGTTGTGA